A DNA window from Helianthus annuus cultivar XRQ/B chromosome 15, HanXRQr2.0-SUNRISE, whole genome shotgun sequence contains the following coding sequences:
- the LOC110910912 gene encoding peroxisomal adenine nucleotide carrier 1, with protein MSSIDLESISEATSGAIGAILSTTILYPLDTCKAKFQAEVRSHGRQKYRKLSDVLWEAVSTGQIVSLYQGLGTKNLQSFIAQFVYFYGYSYFKRLYQIKYNTKSIGTKANLLLAASAGACTAIITQPLDTASSRMQTSAFGRSKGLRAMLTEGSWSEVFDGLGISLLLTSNPAIQYTVFDQLKQKLLDRKLKKIGNGSSPESLSAFSAFLLGAISKSIATVLTYPAIRCKVMIQAADSSDDEIKGNKKKPRKTISSVLAAIWKQEGIFGFFKGLQAQILKTVLSSALLLMIKEKITATTWVLVLAVRSYVVGTQGRLKGSVKR; from the exons ATGTCTTCGATTGATCTGGAGTCAATTTCGGAGGCAACATCAGGGGCAATTGGGGCTATTTTGAGCACCACGATCTTGTATCCTCTTGACACATGCAAAGCCAAGTTTCAGGCTGAAGTTCGCTCCCATGGTCGCCAGAAGTATAG GAAACTATCAGATGTGTTGTGGGAGGCGGTTTCCACGGGTCAAATTGTATCATTGTATCAAGGCCTTGGAACCAAGAACCTGCAATCGTTTATTGCACAATTTGTATACTTCTACGGATACAGCTACTTTAAAAGGTTGTACCAGATAAAATACAATACAAAGTCGATTGGAACTAAAGCCAACTTGCTTCTTGCTGCTTCTGCTGGGGCCTGTACTGCCATCATAACTCAG CCTCTTGATACAGCATCATCACGAATGCAAACAAGTGCGTTTGGGAGATCAAAAGGGCTTCGGGCAATGCTTACAGAAGGGAGTTGGAGTGAAGTCTTTGACGGGCTTGGCATATCTTTACTTTTAACATCCAACCCTGCAATACAG TACACGGTGTTTGATCAGCTGAAACAAAAACTCTTAGATCGGAAACTAAAAAAGATAGGAAACGGGTCTTCACCCGAATCCCTTTCTGCCTTCTCTGCCTTTTTGCTCGGTGCAATCTCCAAAAGTATCGCAACCGTTCTTACATATCCCGCCATCAG GTGCAAGGTCATGATCCAAGCTGCAGACTCGAGTGACGACGAAATCAAGGGAAATAAAAAGAAACCGCGCAAAACAATATCGAGTGTTCTCGCTGCTATCTGGAAACAAGAAGGAATATTCGGGTTTTTTAAGGGATTGCAGGCTCAGATATTGAAGACGGTTTTAAGTTCGGCTTTGCTTCTGATGATAAAAGAAAAAATAACAGCTACAACATGGGTACTCGTACTTGCGGTTAGAAGTTATGTTGTGGGTACACAAGGAAGGTTAAAGGGATCAGTAAAGAGGTAA
- the LOC110910911 gene encoding ras-related protein RABH1e isoform X2: MAGVSPLAKYKLVFLGDQSVGKTSIITRFMYDKFDTTYQATIGIDFLSKTMYLEDRTVRLQLWDTAGQERFRSLIPSYIRDSTVAVIVYDVANRESFLNTLKWIEEVRTERGSDVIIVLVGNKTDLVDKRQVSIEEGDDKAREHGVMFVETSAKAGFNIKGWRQFPPQNKKTWLM; encoded by the exons ATGGCGGGTGTGTCACCTCTCGCCAAATACAAACTGGTATTTCTGGGCGATCAATCCGTCGGCAAAACCAGCATCATTACCAGATTCATGTATGACAAATTCGACACAACTTATCAG GCTACCATTGGCATCGATTTTTTGTCTAAAACAATGTACCTTGAAGATAGAACAGTTCGGTTACAGCTTTG GGATACTGCTGGGCAGGAGAGATTTAGGAGtcttattccaagttatataagaGATTCAACTGTTGCAGTGATTGTCTATGATGTTGCCA ATCGTGAGTCATTTTTGAACACTTTAAAGTGGATAGAAGAAGTACGTACTGAGCGAGGCAGCGATGTGATCATAGTCCTTGTTGGCAACAAAACTGATCTTGTTGACAAAAG GCAAGTGTCGATCGAAGAAGGAGATGACAAAGCTCGTGAACATGGAGTCATGTTTGTTGAAACGAGTGCAAAAGCTGGATTTAACATTAAG GGATGGAGACAATTTCCTCCACAAAACAAGAAGACATGGTTGATGTGA
- the LOC110910911 gene encoding ras-related protein RABH1e isoform X1, whose product MAGVSPLAKYKLVFLGDQSVGKTSIITRFMYDKFDTTYQATIGIDFLSKTMYLEDRTVRLQLWDTAGQERFRSLIPSYIRDSTVAVIVYDVANRESFLNTLKWIEEVRTERGSDVIIVLVGNKTDLVDKRQVSIEEGDDKAREHGVMFVETSAKAGFNIKPLFRKIAAALPGMETISSTKQEDMVDVNLKSSSNTNQQGGGCAC is encoded by the exons ATGGCGGGTGTGTCACCTCTCGCCAAATACAAACTGGTATTTCTGGGCGATCAATCCGTCGGCAAAACCAGCATCATTACCAGATTCATGTATGACAAATTCGACACAACTTATCAG GCTACCATTGGCATCGATTTTTTGTCTAAAACAATGTACCTTGAAGATAGAACAGTTCGGTTACAGCTTTG GGATACTGCTGGGCAGGAGAGATTTAGGAGtcttattccaagttatataagaGATTCAACTGTTGCAGTGATTGTCTATGATGTTGCCA ATCGTGAGTCATTTTTGAACACTTTAAAGTGGATAGAAGAAGTACGTACTGAGCGAGGCAGCGATGTGATCATAGTCCTTGTTGGCAACAAAACTGATCTTGTTGACAAAAG GCAAGTGTCGATCGAAGAAGGAGATGACAAAGCTCGTGAACATGGAGTCATGTTTGTTGAAACGAGTGCAAAAGCTGGATTTAACATTAAG CCTTTATTCAGAAAGATTGCTGCTGCCTTGCCAGGGATGGAGACAATTTCCTCCACAAAACAAGAAGACATGGTTGATGTGAACTTGAAGTCTAGCTCAAATACAAATCAGCAAGGTGGAGGTTGTGCATGCTAG